One window from the genome of Streptomyces sp. WZ-12 encodes:
- a CDS encoding GNAT family N-acetyltransferase, whose protein sequence is MNAPLFTRTDPALGEFTLRPVDPLADAPVLHTWVTHPKAVFWLMQECDLPAVEKEFTRIDGDPHHDAFLGLHNGTPAFLMERYDPAHRELVGIHAARPGDVGMHFLTAPTNAPVHGFTRAVITTVMEMLFADPTVERVVVEPDTRNTAVHALNESVGFEVVRTVQLPSKDAHLSICTRDQFLATRGDHRP, encoded by the coding sequence GTGAACGCCCCCCTCTTCACCCGCACCGACCCCGCCCTCGGGGAGTTCACCCTGCGGCCCGTCGACCCGCTCGCCGACGCGCCCGTCCTCCACACCTGGGTCACCCACCCCAAGGCCGTCTTCTGGCTGATGCAGGAGTGCGATCTGCCCGCCGTCGAGAAGGAGTTCACCCGGATCGACGGCGACCCCCACCACGACGCCTTCCTCGGCCTGCACAACGGCACCCCGGCCTTCCTCATGGAGCGCTACGACCCCGCCCACCGCGAACTGGTCGGCATCCACGCCGCCCGCCCCGGCGACGTCGGCATGCACTTCCTCACCGCCCCGACGAACGCCCCCGTCCACGGCTTCACCCGCGCGGTGATCACCACCGTCATGGAGATGCTCTTCGCCGACCCGACCGTCGAGCGCGTGGTCGTCGAACCCGACACCCGCAACACCGCGGTGCACGCCCTCAACGAGTCCGTCGGCTTCGAGGTCGTCCGCACCGTGCAACTCCCCTCCAAAGACGCCCACCTCAGCATCTGCACCCGCGACCAGTTCCTGGCCACCCGAGGAGACCACCGCCCATGA